In Paraburkholderia bryophila, a single genomic region encodes these proteins:
- a CDS encoding MFS transporter yields the protein MDYSATPQSAGTDALAVQGMTAAQPVARKSHAKAIAAITLGNGLEFFDFTIYSFFATIIGKLYFPVEGQLAQLMLAVGTFGVGFIMRPVGGIVLGGYADRAGRKAAMSLTLWLMTLGSAMIAFAPTYAAIGIAAPLLVILARLVQGFALGGEIGASTSLLLEYGSDKTRGFYGSWQFVSQGLNTVCGSLLGVALAAALSTAALESWGWRVPFVIGMAMGPIGIYIRRHLDETLPGVEDGAGGQAGVRSSSTMPASQPVRKLFREHSRVITTGVVTTIGGTAANYIVLFYLSTYAIRILHLPMSSALWAAWTAAVVTVICSPLAGALSDRVGRKWVLGVSRVLLILAVYPAFMVINAAPNVAVLLSVVAGLAVLVAFTAVPNIVMLPEMFPREIRATGMSIVYCLGVSIFGGFAQFFATWLIQVSGSNLAPAWYLIGCGVVSLLALPFMAETAGRDIG from the coding sequence ATGGACTATTCCGCCACACCGCAATCCGCCGGCACTGATGCGCTCGCCGTGCAGGGCATGACGGCCGCGCAGCCTGTCGCACGCAAGAGCCACGCGAAAGCGATTGCCGCGATCACGCTGGGCAACGGCCTCGAGTTTTTCGACTTCACGATTTACAGCTTCTTCGCGACGATTATCGGCAAGCTGTATTTCCCGGTGGAGGGTCAGCTTGCGCAATTGATGCTGGCGGTCGGGACGTTCGGCGTGGGGTTCATCATGCGTCCGGTGGGCGGCATCGTGCTTGGTGGGTACGCGGATCGTGCCGGCCGCAAGGCGGCGATGAGCCTGACGTTATGGCTGATGACGCTGGGCTCGGCGATGATCGCGTTCGCCCCGACGTATGCGGCGATCGGCATTGCCGCGCCGTTGCTGGTAATCCTTGCGCGTCTGGTGCAGGGGTTTGCGTTGGGCGGTGAGATTGGCGCGTCGACGTCGCTGTTGCTGGAGTATGGGAGCGATAAGACGCGCGGGTTTTATGGCAGTTGGCAGTTCGTGAGCCAGGGGTTGAATACGGTGTGCGGGTCGCTGCTTGGCGTTGCGTTGGCGGCGGCGCTGTCGACTGCCGCGCTGGAGAGCTGGGGTTGGCGTGTGCCGTTTGTGATCGGCATGGCGATGGGGCCGATCGGGATTTATATCCGGCGCCATCTGGATGAGACGCTGCCGGGTGTCGAGGATGGTGCGGGTGGGCAGGCGGGTGTTCGGTCGTCTTCGACGATGCCGGCTTCGCAGCCGGTGCGCAAGCTGTTTCGCGAGCATTCGCGGGTGATTACGACGGGTGTGGTGACAACCATTGGCGGGACGGCGGCGAACTATATCGTGCTGTTTTATCTGTCGACTTACGCGATTCGGATTTTGCATCTGCCGATGTCGTCGGCGTTGTGGGCTGCGTGGACTGCGGCCGTGGTGACGGTGATCTGTTCGCCGCTTGCCGGTGCGTTGTCGGATCGGGTGGGGCGCAAGTGGGTGTTGGGCGTGTCGCGGGTCTTGCTGATTCTGGCCGTGTATCCGGCGTTTATGGTGATTAATGCTGCGCCTAACGTGGCGGTTTTGTTGTCGGTGGTGGCGGGGTTGGCTGTGCTGGTCGCGTTTACCGCTGTGCCTAATATCGTGATGCTGCCGGAGATGTTTCCTCGCGAGATTCGGGCTACCGGGATGTCGATTGTTTATTGTCTCGGGGTGTCGATCTTTGGCGGGTTTGCGCAGTTTTTTGCTACGTGGTTGATTCAGGTTTCTGGGAGTAATCTTGCGCCGGCCTGGTATTT
- a CDS encoding M20 aminoacylase family protein, which produces MAIPAGIAELEDEMIALRRRIHAQPELAYEEFATGDLVAERLQEWGYTVHRGLGQTGVVGQLKVGSGMRKLGLRADMDALPIHETTGLPYASKVPGKMHACGHDGHTAMLLAAAKHLAREKDFDGTVNVIFQPAEEGQAGAKKMLEDGLFDKFPCDAVFAMHNMPGFPTGKFGFLPGSFMASSDTVIITVTGRGGHGAVPHKAVDPVVVCAQMVLALQSIVSRNVAPLDMAIITVGAIHAGEAPNVIPETAEMRLSVRALKPEVRDYLQERITAVACGTAAVFGASAQVDYQRRYPVLVNDAEMTGFARQVALDWLGEDGLIADMQPLTGSEDFAFLLERCPGSYLIIGNGDGEGGCMVHNPGYDFNDDCLATGAAYWVKLAQTFLV; this is translated from the coding sequence ATGGCCATTCCGGCGGGCATCGCCGAACTCGAAGACGAAATGATCGCGCTGCGCCGCCGCATTCATGCGCAGCCGGAGCTGGCGTATGAAGAGTTCGCTACCGGCGATCTGGTCGCCGAACGCTTGCAGGAATGGGGCTATACGGTGCATCGCGGGCTCGGTCAAACCGGCGTTGTAGGGCAACTGAAAGTAGGCAGTGGCATGCGCAAGCTGGGCCTGCGCGCCGACATGGATGCGTTGCCGATTCACGAAACGACCGGCTTGCCGTACGCGAGCAAGGTGCCCGGCAAGATGCACGCGTGTGGTCACGACGGCCATACGGCGATGCTGCTCGCCGCTGCCAAACATCTGGCGCGGGAGAAGGATTTCGACGGCACGGTGAATGTGATTTTCCAGCCGGCCGAAGAGGGTCAGGCTGGCGCGAAGAAGATGCTGGAAGACGGCCTGTTCGACAAATTTCCGTGCGACGCCGTGTTCGCGATGCACAACATGCCGGGCTTTCCGACGGGCAAATTCGGTTTTCTGCCGGGCTCGTTCATGGCCTCGTCGGACACGGTGATCATTACCGTGACGGGGCGTGGTGGTCATGGCGCGGTGCCGCATAAAGCGGTCGATCCGGTCGTGGTGTGCGCGCAAATGGTGCTGGCGTTGCAATCGATCGTGTCGCGCAACGTCGCGCCGCTCGACATGGCGATCATCACCGTCGGCGCGATTCACGCGGGCGAAGCGCCCAACGTGATTCCCGAGACGGCCGAGATGCGTCTCTCGGTGCGCGCGTTGAAACCTGAGGTGCGCGATTACTTACAGGAACGGATCACCGCTGTGGCGTGCGGAACGGCCGCAGTGTTCGGCGCCAGTGCGCAGGTGGATTACCAGCGCCGCTATCCGGTGCTCGTCAACGATGCGGAGATGACCGGCTTCGCGCGGCAGGTGGCGCTCGACTGGCTCGGCGAAGACGGCCTGATCGCCGACATGCAACCGCTGACCGGCAGCGAAGATTTCGCGTTCCTGCTGGAGCGTTGCCCCGGCAGCTACCTGATCATCGGCAATGGCGACGGTGAGGGCGGCTGCATGGTGCACAACCCCGGCTACGACTTCAACGACGACTGCCTCGCGACCGGCGCCGCTTACTGGGTGAAGCTCGCGCAGACGTTTCTGGTCTGA
- a CDS encoding LysR family transcriptional regulator, with protein MKLHQLSTLAAIADTGSIRAAARSLGLSPAAVTKAVRELEADMQAPLVIRSASGVTFTEFGRTLVVHARVVLGQLQRAQAEIDALRGAAAGKLSIGVTPWVALTFLPPTVQRFRQRMPEVQLEFFEGLLAVVQPRLRDGSLDFSIGRPPPASPQSEFHNVPLFSTHSAVVARRDHPKAGCRTLLELEDAEWVLNWDPASRESISDNLFRKRGMRVPHTIHLAHSLAVVLGLLAHTDMLSIFPWPLVEVTLAKENLWALPLRETVDETIVSITSRRGAPTSPAAACFLDCLREVIDEAARSQEPEQRRLFHSIELLL; from the coding sequence ATGAAACTGCATCAGCTCAGCACGTTAGCGGCGATTGCGGATACCGGCAGTATCCGGGCCGCGGCTCGTTCGTTAGGCCTTTCGCCCGCCGCGGTCACCAAGGCGGTGCGCGAACTGGAAGCCGATATGCAAGCGCCGCTGGTGATCCGCAGCGCGAGCGGTGTCACGTTTACCGAGTTTGGCCGCACGCTGGTCGTGCATGCACGAGTGGTGTTAGGGCAATTGCAACGCGCGCAAGCGGAGATCGACGCATTGCGCGGCGCGGCAGCCGGCAAACTGTCGATCGGCGTCACGCCGTGGGTCGCGCTGACGTTTCTGCCGCCCACGGTGCAGCGCTTCCGGCAACGCATGCCGGAAGTGCAACTGGAGTTTTTCGAGGGATTGCTCGCGGTCGTGCAACCGCGTCTGCGCGATGGCAGTCTGGATTTTTCGATCGGCCGGCCGCCACCGGCGTCGCCGCAATCGGAGTTTCACAACGTGCCGCTGTTTTCGACGCATTCGGCCGTGGTGGCGCGGCGCGATCATCCGAAAGCCGGCTGCCGCACGCTGCTCGAACTGGAAGACGCGGAGTGGGTGCTGAACTGGGACCCGGCCAGCCGCGAGTCGATCTCGGACAACCTGTTCCGCAAGCGCGGCATGCGGGTGCCGCACACCATTCATCTGGCGCACTCGCTGGCCGTGGTATTGGGGTTGCTCGCGCACACGGACATGCTCAGCATTTTTCCGTGGCCGCTCGTGGAAGTGACGCTCGCGAAAGAAAATCTGTGGGCACTGCCGCTGCGCGAAACCGTGGATGAAACCATCGTCAGCATCACGTCACGCCGTGGCGCGCCGACGAGTCCGGCGGCCGCGTGTTTTCTCGACTGTCTGCGTGAAGTGATCGACGAAGCGGCGCGCTCGCAGGAACCCGAGCAACGCCGCCTGTTTCACTCGATCGAATTACTGCTTTAG
- a CDS encoding aldehyde dehydrogenase family protein, which produces MQHTRQFYIDGQWVDPLDQGEANTLDVIDPSTATAFEQIALGSAADVDRAVAAAKRAFPAYSETTIAQRIDLLQAILDVYRKRYDDMVHAISREMGAPLQYANDAQAWTGVAHLETMIRTLDTFDFESMKNGILIRKEAVGVCGLITPWNWPALQITTKVAPALAAGCTMVLKPSELAPLSGLIFAEILDEAGVPAGVFNLVNGEGRTVGEAMSRHPDIDMMSFTGSTRAGVQVAKAAADTVKRVHQELGGKSANLILEDADLKQAVMRGARACFDNSGQSCDAPTRMFVPRAREAEALAYAKEAAEALKVGPASAAGTDLGPVISEVQFDKIQRLIGVGMEEGATLVAGGVGRPDGLKDGYFVRPTVFGKVTPDMTIAREEIFGPVLSILAYDSEDEAIAMANDSLYGLAGYIQSGSIEHARAVARRLRTGTIYLNYADYNPDAPFGGFKQSGNGREYGEFGLEDFLEIKGVVGYEG; this is translated from the coding sequence ATGCAACACACCAGACAGTTTTACATCGACGGTCAATGGGTCGATCCGCTCGATCAGGGCGAGGCGAACACGCTCGACGTGATCGATCCTTCCACCGCCACCGCGTTCGAGCAGATTGCGCTCGGCAGCGCGGCAGACGTCGATCGCGCGGTTGCCGCCGCGAAGCGCGCGTTCCCCGCGTACAGCGAGACCACGATCGCGCAGCGGATCGATCTGCTGCAGGCGATTCTCGACGTCTACCGCAAGCGTTACGACGACATGGTGCACGCGATCAGCCGCGAGATGGGCGCGCCGCTGCAATACGCGAACGACGCGCAGGCATGGACCGGCGTCGCGCATCTGGAAACGATGATCCGCACGCTCGATACCTTCGACTTCGAGTCGATGAAGAACGGCATTCTGATTCGCAAGGAAGCGGTCGGCGTGTGCGGGCTGATCACGCCGTGGAACTGGCCGGCCTTGCAGATCACCACCAAGGTTGCACCGGCGCTCGCGGCCGGCTGCACGATGGTGCTCAAGCCTTCGGAGTTGGCGCCGCTGTCGGGCCTGATCTTCGCGGAGATTCTCGACGAGGCCGGCGTGCCGGCCGGCGTGTTCAACCTCGTGAACGGCGAGGGCCGCACGGTGGGCGAGGCGATGTCGCGTCATCCGGACATCGACATGATGTCGTTCACCGGTTCGACGCGCGCGGGCGTGCAGGTTGCGAAGGCGGCGGCGGATACGGTCAAGCGCGTGCATCAGGAACTGGGCGGCAAATCGGCCAACCTGATTCTCGAAGACGCCGACTTGAAGCAGGCGGTGATGCGCGGCGCGCGGGCCTGTTTCGACAACAGCGGTCAGTCGTGCGATGCGCCCACGCGCATGTTCGTGCCGCGTGCGCGTGAGGCCGAAGCTTTAGCGTACGCGAAGGAAGCGGCAGAAGCTCTAAAGGTCGGCCCAGCAAGTGCGGCAGGCACCGATCTCGGTCCGGTGATCAGCGAAGTGCAGTTCGACAAGATCCAGCGTTTGATCGGCGTCGGCATGGAAGAGGGCGCCACGCTGGTGGCGGGCGGCGTGGGGCGTCCCGATGGCCTGAAAGACGGCTATTTCGTGCGCCCGACGGTATTCGGCAAGGTCACGCCGGACATGACGATCGCGCGTGAAGAAATCTTCGGACCGGTGCTGTCGATCCTCGCCTACGACTCCGAAGACGAAGCGATCGCGATGGCCAACGACAGCCTCTACGGTCTCGCCGGCTATATCCAGTCCGGTTCCATCGAGCATGCGCGCGCGGTGGCCCGGCGCCTGCGCACCGGCACGATCTATCTGAACTACGCGGACTACAATCCCGACGCGCCGTTCGGCGGCTTCAAGCAATCGGGCAACGGCCGCGAGTACGGCGAGTTCGGGCTGGAAGACTTTCTGGAGATCAAGGGCGTGGTGGGCTACGAGGGTTGA
- a CDS encoding cupin domain-containing protein, which produces MSNITFTRIDAKGPGATGLNPALHDPADVILDGAKAPHALNAYSDATNMLSAGVWQCDAGTLKLADLPIHEVCVLIEGEVVITSDDGRSEHYAAGDAFILHKGFSGTWHMPVATKKYSIVYCG; this is translated from the coding sequence ATGAGCAACATCACCTTCACCCGCATCGACGCTAAAGGCCCCGGCGCTACCGGCCTGAACCCGGCCCTGCACGATCCGGCCGATGTCATTCTCGACGGCGCCAAAGCCCCGCACGCTCTCAATGCCTACTCCGACGCGACCAACATGCTGTCCGCAGGCGTCTGGCAATGCGACGCGGGCACGCTGAAACTGGCCGACCTGCCGATTCACGAAGTGTGCGTGCTGATCGAAGGCGAAGTCGTGATCACCAGCGACGACGGCCGCAGCGAACACTATGCCGCCGGCGACGCCTTCATCCTGCACAAGGGCTTCTCGGGCACGTGGCATATGCCGGTCGCGACCAAGAAATACAGCATCGTGTACTGCGGCTGA
- a CDS encoding NAD(P)/FAD-dependent oxidoreductase codes for MSESVKRAFDGVKLFPFWLDNPRAPAVERELIGPTSADLVVVGGGFTGLWAAIQAKEADPSLDVVLVEAGKVAYGASGRPGGIISTSVMHGLPNATRVFPQDLDVLEKLGQENLDGFKASLTRYGIEADVEWNGEMTVAVDPGHLDHLKGDYELHVAHGHDVVLLDSERAREQLDSPLFAGAMWSRNRSGTIHPAKLAWGLKAAALKLGVRLHEHSPITRLEDRGATMVVHTQAGSIVTPRVLLGTGTADVGVTDIKRRVMQVRDHIIATAPLSDEQMARIGWKNRQGIYDTRTQLNYFRLTKDNRIIFGGRVSYHFGGDPNPAADRDESTYYKLAEAFYRTFPQLDDVRFTHAWGGPIDYCSRGAVFARRYHGGKSVFVAGYTGFGVAGSRFGAKMGLDMLWNRDTLITSLDISRKGPSYIPPEPLRWIAAKITFNAFDGADDRGGWRRLWINSIKALGFPM; via the coding sequence ATGAGCGAGTCAGTAAAGCGCGCGTTTGATGGAGTAAAACTGTTTCCGTTCTGGCTGGACAATCCGCGCGCGCCGGCTGTCGAACGGGAATTGATCGGTCCGACTTCGGCGGATCTGGTCGTGGTGGGCGGCGGCTTCACCGGTCTGTGGGCCGCGATTCAGGCAAAAGAGGCCGATCCGTCGCTGGATGTCGTGCTGGTTGAAGCGGGCAAGGTCGCGTACGGCGCATCGGGCCGACCGGGCGGGATCATTTCGACGTCTGTGATGCACGGCTTGCCGAACGCGACGCGCGTCTTTCCGCAAGACCTCGATGTACTCGAAAAACTGGGTCAGGAGAATCTCGACGGCTTCAAGGCGTCGTTGACGCGTTACGGCATTGAAGCCGACGTCGAATGGAACGGCGAGATGACGGTGGCGGTCGATCCGGGCCACCTCGATCATCTGAAGGGCGACTACGAGCTGCATGTGGCGCATGGTCACGACGTGGTGCTGCTCGACAGCGAACGCGCCCGCGAGCAACTCGATTCGCCGCTGTTCGCCGGCGCGATGTGGTCGCGCAATCGCAGCGGCACGATTCACCCGGCGAAGCTCGCATGGGGGCTGAAGGCCGCCGCGCTGAAGCTCGGTGTGCGGCTGCATGAACACTCGCCGATCACGCGCCTCGAAGATCGCGGCGCGACGATGGTCGTGCACACGCAGGCGGGCAGCATCGTCACGCCGCGCGTGCTGCTCGGCACAGGCACCGCGGATGTCGGCGTGACCGACATCAAGCGCCGCGTGATGCAGGTGCGCGATCACATTATCGCGACCGCGCCGTTGAGCGATGAACAGATGGCGCGCATCGGCTGGAAAAATCGCCAGGGCATTTACGACACGCGCACGCAGCTCAATTATTTCCGGCTCACGAAAGACAATCGCATCATCTTTGGCGGCCGGGTGAGCTATCACTTCGGCGGCGATCCGAATCCCGCCGCGGATCGTGACGAGAGCACCTATTACAAGCTTGCCGAGGCGTTTTATCGGACCTTCCCGCAACTCGACGACGTGCGTTTCACGCATGCGTGGGGCGGTCCGATCGACTACTGCTCGCGTGGCGCAGTGTTCGCGCGGCGCTATCACGGCGGCAAGAGTGTGTTCGTTGCCGGTTATACGGGCTTTGGCGTGGCGGGCAGCCGCTTCGGTGCGAAGATGGGCCTCGACATGCTGTGGAATCGCGACACGTTGATCACGTCGCTCGATATTTCGCGCAAGGGGCCCTCGTATATTCCGCCGGAGCCGCTGCGCTGGATCGCCGCGAAGATCACCTTCAACGCCTTCGACGGCGCCGACGATCGCGGCGGCTGGCGGCGTCTGTGGATCAATTCGATCAAGGCGCTGGGTTTTCCGATGTAA
- a CDS encoding purine-cytosine permease family protein: protein MSSNGITQVETFGFERIPDRSRYARPIDLFRLLFGGCNTFSTSVLGSFPVLLGLSFKAGVYSIVLGVLIGSCILAPMSLFGPRNGTSDPVSSGAHFGIHGRIVGSFLALLTSVAFFSLAVWSSGDALVGGANHLLGLPVNWITLSVAYGLFAVLVLTVCIYGFRFMLWVNKIAVWAASLLFVVGIAAFAGPFDSAYAGKVALGSVGFWPAFVSAVLVAMSNPVSFASTLGDWARYIPQNTPRKRTILAVMLAQLATFVPFFFGLATATIIASKAPDFIASNNYVGGLLAISPNWFFLPVCLIAIIGGMSTGTTALYGTGLDMSSMFPKLLNRVRATLLIGSLAIGFIFLGRFAFNLVESVSTFSVLINTCSCPWMVIMIIGFVTRRGFYLSDDLQVFNRGGRGGHYWFTHGWNWRAMGAWIPSAAIGLCFVNLPDQFVGPLGQLAGGLDLSMPVSLTLACTLYIALLQCFPEPGGVYGPLGRRWLRGGSVGNAGVHPVVPATKLKTAAAHAEPQTRTQTPTQPRRAVRAGSEHGESRENEKALDTQDAG, encoded by the coding sequence ATGAGCAGCAACGGCATCACCCAAGTCGAAACATTCGGTTTCGAACGCATCCCGGATCGCTCGCGTTACGCGCGGCCGATCGACCTCTTCCGCCTGCTGTTCGGCGGTTGCAATACTTTTTCGACGTCGGTGCTGGGCAGCTTTCCCGTGCTGCTCGGTCTATCGTTCAAGGCCGGCGTCTATTCGATTGTGCTCGGTGTGCTGATCGGCTCGTGCATTCTTGCGCCGATGAGCCTGTTCGGTCCGCGTAACGGCACCAGCGATCCGGTTTCGTCGGGCGCGCATTTCGGTATTCACGGCCGGATCGTCGGCTCGTTTCTCGCGTTGCTGACCTCGGTCGCGTTCTTTTCGCTGGCGGTGTGGAGTTCGGGCGATGCGCTGGTGGGCGGCGCGAATCATCTGCTCGGCCTGCCGGTCAACTGGATCACGCTGAGCGTCGCGTACGGCCTGTTCGCGGTGCTGGTGCTGACGGTGTGCATCTACGGCTTCCGATTCATGTTGTGGGTCAACAAGATCGCCGTGTGGGCCGCGAGCCTGCTGTTCGTGGTTGGTATCGCCGCCTTCGCCGGGCCGTTCGATAGCGCGTACGCCGGCAAGGTCGCGCTCGGTTCGGTCGGCTTCTGGCCGGCCTTCGTCAGCGCCGTGCTGGTCGCGATGAGCAACCCCGTGTCGTTCGCGTCGACGCTCGGCGACTGGGCTCGCTATATTCCGCAGAACACGCCGAGAAAGCGCACGATCCTCGCGGTGATGCTCGCGCAACTCGCCACCTTCGTGCCGTTCTTCTTCGGCCTCGCGACGGCGACGATCATCGCCAGCAAGGCGCCGGATTTCATCGCGTCGAATAACTACGTGGGCGGTTTGCTGGCGATCTCGCCGAACTGGTTCTTTCTGCCGGTGTGCCTGATTGCGATTATCGGCGGCATGTCCACCGGAACCACCGCGCTGTACGGCACGGGGCTCGACATGTCGAGCATGTTCCCGAAACTGTTGAACCGCGTGCGCGCCACGCTGCTGATCGGCAGTCTCGCGATCGGCTTCATCTTTCTCGGCCGCTTCGCGTTCAATCTCGTCGAAAGCGTGTCGACGTTCTCGGTGCTGATCAATACCTGCAGTTGCCCGTGGATGGTGATCATGATCATCGGCTTCGTCACGCGGCGCGGTTTCTATCTGTCGGACGATTTGCAGGTCTTCAATCGCGGCGGCCGTGGCGGTCACTACTGGTTCACGCACGGCTGGAACTGGCGCGCGATGGGCGCGTGGATTCCGAGCGCGGCGATCGGCCTGTGCTTCGTCAATCTGCCGGATCAATTCGTCGGTCCACTCGGTCAGCTTGCCGGCGGTCTCGACCTCAGCATGCCGGTCTCGCTGACGCTCGCCTGCACGTTGTATATCGCATTGCTGCAGTGCTTTCCCGAACCAGGCGGCGTGTATGGCCCACTCGGGCGACGCTGGCTGCGAGGCGGATCGGTGGGCAATGCGGGCGTGCATCCGGTGGTGCCGGCGACTAAGCTGAAGACAGCGGCGGCGCACGCGGAACCGCAAACGCGGACGCAAACTCCAACGCAGCCGCGTCGCGCGGTGCGAGCGGGCAGTGAACACGGTGAAAGCCGCGAAAACGAAAAAGCATTGGATACGCAGGACGCCGGTTGA
- a CDS encoding heavy metal response regulator transcription factor: MRILIVDNEAKNGTYLRKGLTEAGFVVDWVQDGVTGQHLALTEDYDMIILDVVLPGLDGWTLLRNLRLTHSTPVLLLTASDDLNDKVRGLEMGGDDYLVKPLDFAELLARVRSIFRRGATRDPARDAASLHVADLALDLTRRKATRQGDKILLTAKEFSLLWLLMRRRGEILARSTIASQVWDMNFDSDTNVVDAAIRRVRAKVDDNYEPKLIHTVRGMGYVLEERSPPAG, from the coding sequence ATGCGAATTCTGATCGTCGACAACGAAGCGAAAAACGGCACGTATCTTCGGAAAGGTCTGACCGAAGCGGGGTTTGTCGTCGACTGGGTGCAAGACGGCGTGACCGGCCAGCATCTCGCGCTGACCGAAGACTACGACATGATCATTCTCGACGTGGTCTTGCCCGGACTGGACGGCTGGACCTTGCTGCGCAATCTGCGCCTGACCCACTCCACCCCCGTGCTACTGCTCACCGCCAGCGACGATCTGAACGACAAGGTGCGCGGCCTCGAAATGGGCGGAGACGACTATCTGGTCAAGCCGCTCGACTTCGCCGAATTGCTGGCGCGCGTGCGCTCGATTTTCCGGCGCGGCGCCACGCGCGACCCGGCGCGGGACGCCGCGTCGCTCCATGTGGCGGATCTCGCGCTCGATCTGACGCGCCGCAAGGCCACGCGCCAGGGCGACAAGATCCTGCTGACCGCGAAGGAATTCTCGCTGCTGTGGTTGCTCATGCGCCGACGCGGTGAAATCCTCGCGCGCTCGACGATCGCATCGCAGGTCTGGGACATGAATTTCGACAGCGATACCAACGTGGTCGACGCCGCGATCCGCCGCGTGCGCGCGAAGGTGGACGATAACTACGAACCGAAGCTGATCCACACGGTGCGCGGCATGGGCTACGTGCTCGAAGAACGTAGCCCGCCTGCGGGTTGA
- a CDS encoding LysR family transcriptional regulator ArgP, whose translation MLDYALLDALAAVVRHGSFDRAASELNVTPSAVSQRVKLLEERVGSVLVKRGQPCVATTSGALLCRHTERVQLLEAELTGRLPALPGALVEPWPALRVAVNDDSVGTWFIDAVAPFCVEREMLLDLVVDDQDHTAQRIRDGSVQGAVTTQAEPVQGCRSTRLGRMRYLAVCSPAFQARHFADGVTRESLRRTPCVDFNPKDQLQKRFMRRVTRAELDPPLHWIPHVAGFLRACVMGLGWGMCPERMIATHLANGELVEIAPGKHIDVDLYWQSWRLSIGWLDDFGAVLRQRAAEFLD comes from the coding sequence ATGCTCGACTACGCTTTGCTCGATGCGCTCGCCGCCGTGGTCCGGCACGGTTCGTTCGACCGCGCGGCCAGCGAACTGAACGTGACGCCGTCCGCGGTCTCGCAGCGGGTCAAGCTGCTGGAGGAGCGGGTCGGCAGCGTGCTGGTCAAACGCGGCCAGCCGTGTGTTGCCACCACCTCGGGCGCGCTGCTGTGCCGCCATACCGAACGCGTGCAATTGCTGGAAGCGGAGCTGACCGGCCGCCTGCCGGCGCTGCCTGGCGCATTGGTGGAGCCGTGGCCGGCGCTGCGTGTGGCGGTCAACGACGACAGTGTCGGCACCTGGTTCATCGACGCGGTGGCGCCGTTCTGCGTCGAACGGGAGATGCTGCTCGATCTGGTGGTGGACGATCAGGACCACACCGCGCAGCGCATTCGCGACGGCAGCGTGCAAGGCGCCGTCACCACGCAGGCCGAGCCGGTGCAGGGCTGCCGCTCCACACGTCTTGGGCGCATGCGCTATCTGGCGGTGTGCTCGCCGGCGTTTCAGGCGCGTCATTTCGCCGACGGCGTGACGCGCGAGAGTTTGCGACGCACGCCGTGCGTCGACTTCAATCCGAAGGATCAGTTGCAGAAGCGCTTCATGCGCCGAGTCACGCGCGCGGAACTCGATCCGCCGTTGCACTGGATTCCGCATGTGGCCGGTTTTCTGCGCGCTTGCGTGATGGGACTCGGCTGGGGCATGTGCCCGGAACGGATGATCGCCACGCATCTGGCCAACGGCGAGCTGGTGGAGATCGCGCCCGGCAAGCATATCGATGTGGATCTGTACTGGCAGAGCTGGCGGTTGTCGATCGGCTGGCTCGATGATTTTGGCGCGGTGCTGCGCCAGCGGGCCGCCGAGTTTCTCGACTGA
- a CDS encoding LysE/ArgO family amino acid transporter: MNWLSFSHGAALCASLIVTIGAQNAYVLRQGIMRSHVGKIVALCALSDFILIGAGVGGASVLVKRFPVFVHAMLYVGLAYLAWFGFNALRRAVRPDHAALQAEASGAAPVQRALPIVLMTLALTWLNPHVYLDTFLLIGTAGAREPEGARVAFALGAMVVSGIWFVGLGYGARAMAPLFRRATAWRVLDGAIGSMVLLIAVTQLR; this comes from the coding sequence ATGAACTGGCTATCTTTTTCCCACGGCGCCGCCTTGTGCGCCTCGCTGATCGTGACGATCGGCGCCCAGAACGCTTATGTGCTGCGTCAGGGCATCATGCGCTCGCACGTCGGCAAGATCGTCGCGCTGTGCGCGCTGTCGGACTTCATTCTGATCGGCGCGGGAGTCGGCGGCGCGTCGGTGCTGGTGAAACGCTTTCCGGTGTTCGTCCACGCCATGTTGTATGTCGGGCTCGCGTATCTGGCGTGGTTCGGCTTCAACGCGCTGCGCCGCGCTGTGCGGCCCGACCATGCTGCGCTGCAGGCCGAAGCGAGCGGCGCGGCGCCCGTGCAGCGCGCGCTACCGATCGTGCTGATGACACTCGCCCTTACCTGGCTGAATCCGCACGTGTATCTGGACACGTTTCTACTGATCGGCACCGCCGGTGCGCGTGAGCCGGAAGGCGCGCGTGTGGCGTTCGCCCTCGGCGCAATGGTGGTGAGCGGGATCTGGTTCGTCGGTCTGGGTTACGGTGCGCGGGCGATGGCGCCGCTGTTTCGTCGCGCTACCGCGTGGCGTGTGCTGGATGGCGCGATTGGGAGCATGGTGTTGCTGATTGCGGTGACGCAGTTGCGATAG